In a single window of the Streptomyces sp. CGMCC 4.7035 genome:
- a CDS encoding SCO7613 C-terminal domain-containing membrane protein: MTHVPPPAEELRILDAELWQLDARRAQLLARRAQLIGRLQPAFPPAPPAPRRPETTAPRVQNVLLVLGGALLTIAAIAFTLVSWGHLGIAGRSLVLGAVTVAALGAPVPLLGRGLRSTAETVAGLGLALTVLDAYALHEVALTATDGTGYAAAAAAVLAGVWCAYGRALGSLRIPLPAALAAAQLPLPLWAVAAGAGSYGVTAALLLTAAFDTVVALRTALMSVRVAAAVGAYGMGGWGALAAGRLSWEATGPSAAARAAALLVLAAAIALGVAWRAAKPGLAVGAAVTGGLLLVAALGGVPRASLPGIWAVPGYLACGVALLAAVRGPLPEPVRRGLAWASGSVQTLAVVWALPLLLVTLLGPIGRLEHVWSGPPSDLRAAVTVWAPWPPDAATVPLVLALVAAVLAGVARATTVWRVQAMTVAVALAWATALVLPATLELPYVMGLFAQGLTAVATLAVAACARRAPLSLTAVLLSLLTAAGLALLSLASQGATLAVLAALTVIFAVAAAHRRLTAVGASASPAAATGLACAVGAAASWPAAHTALLVLVVPAIAALLAARVARIAVTVEVTGAVAALVAIGLAVTDGPVLALVLALCGVIAAGTAVRADRRQAGYAAAALFVLATWVRLGSWAVGAPEAYTLPVTVPALVVGFVRRRRDPLASSWTAYGPGLSVTLVPSLLTTWGDADWPRPLLLGTAALALTLLGARHRLRAPLVLGGSVLVLVALHELAPYLVQLAGALPRWLPPALAGLLLLALGATYEQRIRDVRRAREVLGRMR; encoded by the coding sequence ATGACCCACGTCCCGCCCCCGGCCGAGGAGTTGCGGATCCTCGACGCCGAGCTGTGGCAACTCGACGCCCGCCGCGCCCAGTTGCTGGCGCGCCGCGCCCAGCTGATCGGCCGCCTCCAGCCGGCCTTCCCGCCCGCTCCCCCGGCCCCCCGCCGGCCCGAGACCACCGCACCCCGCGTGCAGAACGTGCTCCTGGTCCTCGGGGGCGCCCTGCTGACCATCGCCGCGATCGCGTTCACGCTGGTCAGTTGGGGGCACCTGGGGATCGCCGGGCGGTCGCTGGTGCTGGGCGCGGTGACCGTGGCGGCACTCGGCGCGCCCGTACCGCTCCTGGGGCGCGGGCTCCGCTCCACGGCCGAGACGGTGGCGGGCCTGGGCCTGGCGCTGACGGTGCTCGACGCGTACGCACTGCACGAGGTGGCGCTGACGGCGACCGACGGCACCGGGTACGCGGCCGCCGCGGCCGCCGTCCTGGCCGGGGTGTGGTGTGCGTACGGCAGGGCGCTCGGTTCCCTGCGTATCCCGCTTCCGGCCGCCCTGGCCGCCGCCCAACTCCCCCTGCCCCTGTGGGCGGTCGCGGCCGGCGCGGGCTCGTACGGGGTCACGGCCGCGCTGCTGCTGACGGCCGCGTTCGACACGGTTGTCGCGCTGAGGACGGCCCTGATGTCCGTACGCGTAGCCGCCGCCGTCGGCGCGTACGGCATGGGCGGCTGGGGCGCATTGGCGGCCGGCCGGCTCTCCTGGGAGGCCACCGGTCCGAGCGCCGCCGCCCGTGCGGCGGCGCTCCTCGTCCTCGCTGCGGCGATCGCGCTGGGCGTCGCATGGCGGGCCGCGAAGCCGGGCCTCGCCGTCGGCGCCGCGGTGACCGGTGGGCTGCTCCTGGTCGCGGCCCTCGGTGGTGTTCCGCGCGCGTCGCTGCCCGGGATATGGGCGGTGCCCGGTTATCTGGCCTGCGGTGTCGCGTTGCTCGCGGCCGTGCGTGGCCCGTTGCCGGAGCCCGTGCGGCGCGGCTTGGCCTGGGCGTCGGGTTCCGTGCAGACCCTGGCGGTGGTGTGGGCGCTGCCTCTGTTGCTCGTCACCCTGCTGGGGCCGATCGGCCGGCTGGAACACGTCTGGTCCGGGCCCCCTTCGGACCTGCGCGCCGCCGTGACGGTCTGGGCGCCCTGGCCGCCGGACGCGGCGACCGTGCCGCTGGTGCTCGCGCTCGTCGCGGCTGTTCTGGCCGGAGTGGCCCGCGCCACCACGGTCTGGCGGGTCCAGGCCATGACGGTTGCCGTGGCTCTGGCATGGGCGACCGCGCTCGTGCTCCCCGCCACGCTGGAACTCCCTTATGTCATGGGACTGTTCGCCCAGGGACTGACGGCTGTGGCGACGCTGGCCGTGGCGGCGTGCGCGCGTCGGGCGCCGCTCTCCCTCACCGCCGTCCTGCTCTCCCTCCTCACCGCGGCCGGTCTCGCCCTCCTCTCGCTCGCCTCCCAGGGCGCGACCCTGGCGGTGCTCGCGGCGCTGACGGTGATCTTCGCGGTGGCCGCCGCGCATCGGCGTCTGACCGCCGTCGGGGCGAGTGCATCGCCGGCCGCTGCCACGGGCCTGGCCTGTGCGGTGGGTGCCGCGGCATCCTGGCCGGCCGCGCACACCGCGTTGCTGGTCCTGGTCGTCCCCGCGATCGCGGCCCTGCTGGCGGCGCGGGTCGCGCGGATCGCGGTGACGGTCGAGGTCACGGGCGCGGTGGCGGCCCTCGTGGCGATCGGGCTCGCCGTCACCGACGGCCCGGTGCTGGCGCTCGTGCTGGCCCTGTGCGGGGTGATCGCCGCGGGCACCGCCGTGCGCGCGGACCGCCGTCAGGCCGGATACGCGGCCGCCGCGCTGTTCGTGCTGGCCACCTGGGTTCGACTCGGGTCCTGGGCCGTCGGCGCCCCGGAGGCGTACACCCTGCCGGTGACCGTTCCGGCGCTGGTCGTGGGGTTCGTCCGGCGGCGCCGGGACCCGCTGGCCTCGTCCTGGACGGCCTACGGTCCCGGGCTCTCGGTCACGCTCGTGCCGAGCCTGCTCACGACGTGGGGCGACGCCGACTGGCCGCGCCCGCTGCTGCTCGGCACCGCGGCCCTCGCCCTGACCCTGCTGGGCGCCCGCCACCGACTGCGGGCGCCGCTCGTCCTCGGCGGGAGCGTGCTCGTCCTGGTCGCGCTGCACGAACTCGCCCCCTACCTGGTCCAGTTGGCGGGCGCGCTGCCCCGGTGGCTGCCTCCCGCGCTCGCCGGGCTGCTGCTCCTCGCGCTCGGCGCGACCTACGAGCAGCGGATCCGGGACGTCCGGCGGGCGCGGGAGGTGCTGGGGCGGATGCGCTGA
- a CDS encoding RNA-guided endonuclease InsQ/TnpB family protein: protein MQLRYAFRLDPTPGQRSALARAFGCARVVYNDAIAARERAAGEAFPTAAVLSRTLVTEAKKTRERHWLGEVSAVVLQQSLRDAESAWRNFFSSLKGARNGARVGAPHFKSRKDERQSVRFTANARWKITGTGRLLLPKVGEVKVRWSRALPSIPSSVTVIKDAAGRYFASFVIDTDPEQDRTRFREPDPDSAVGIDLGLTHFAVLSDGTKIDSPRFLRRAEKKLKKAQRELSRKQKGSKNRAKARLKVARAHAQVTDARREFHHQLSTRLIRENQAVAVEDLAVCGLARTRLAKSVHDAGWSRFVGMLEYKAKRYGRTFVKVGRFEPTSQVCSTCGHRDGPKHLDVREWTCTACGTLHDRDHNAAINVKHAAGLAVTACGAPVRPEHVPAQRDETGSHGSPPDARAA, encoded by the coding sequence GTGCAGCTTCGGTATGCCTTCCGTCTCGACCCGACACCCGGTCAGCGCAGCGCGCTGGCCCGGGCGTTCGGGTGCGCGCGGGTGGTGTACAACGACGCGATCGCGGCGCGGGAGCGGGCGGCAGGGGAGGCGTTCCCCACCGCGGCGGTGCTGTCGAGGACGCTGGTCACCGAGGCGAAGAAGACCCGCGAGCGGCACTGGCTGGGCGAGGTGTCGGCGGTGGTGCTGCAGCAGTCCCTGCGGGACGCGGAGAGCGCCTGGCGGAACTTCTTCTCCTCCCTGAAGGGAGCCCGCAACGGGGCGCGGGTAGGGGCGCCCCACTTCAAGTCCCGCAAGGACGAACGGCAGTCGGTCCGGTTCACCGCGAACGCGCGCTGGAAGATCACCGGGACCGGGAGGCTGTTGCTGCCGAAGGTCGGCGAGGTGAAAGTACGCTGGTCGCGGGCTCTTCCCTCGATCCCCTCCAGCGTCACGGTCATCAAGGACGCAGCCGGGCGATACTTCGCCTCCTTCGTCATCGACACCGACCCGGAGCAGGACCGGACCCGCTTCCGCGAGCCGGACCCCGACAGCGCTGTCGGGATTGACCTGGGCCTGACCCACTTCGCTGTCCTGTCCGACGGCACGAAGATCGACTCCCCGCGGTTCTTGCGCCGGGCCGAGAAGAAACTGAAGAAGGCCCAGCGGGAATTGTCCCGCAAGCAGAAGGGATCGAAGAACCGGGCCAAGGCCCGCCTGAAGGTCGCCCGCGCCCACGCGCAGGTAACTGACGCGCGCCGCGAGTTCCACCACCAGCTCTCCACCAGGCTGATCCGCGAGAATCAAGCGGTCGCGGTGGAGGACCTGGCGGTCTGCGGACTGGCGCGCACCCGGCTGGCCAAGAGCGTGCATGATGCGGGCTGGTCCCGGTTCGTGGGCATGCTGGAGTACAAGGCGAAGCGGTACGGCCGGACCTTCGTGAAGGTCGGCCGGTTCGAGCCCACCAGCCAGGTGTGCTCCACCTGCGGCCACCGCGATGGTCCCAAACACCTCGACGTGCGGGAATGGACCTGCACGGCCTGCGGCACCCTCCACGACCGGGACCACAACGCCGCGATCAACGTCAAACACGCCGCCGGACTGGCGGTGACAGCCTGCGGAGCGCCGGTAAGACCAGAACATGTTCCGGCACAGCGCGACGAAACAGGAAGCCACGGAAGCCCGCCCGATGCCCGTGCCGCGTAG